A stretch of DNA from Candidatus Pseudomonas phytovorans:
ACGCGAGCGATGTCACGCTTAACTTGCGAGAGCAGGTGCGACTGCCCCAACTGGCCAGTTGCTTTCTGCATGCGCAGATTGAACTGGTCGCGCAGCAAGCCGAGCAGTTGCTCGTTCAGCTGCTGTGCCGATTTTTCACGAAGTTCATTCGCTTTCATCACATCACCGTCCGCTTAACAAAGGAGGTGGCGAGAGGCAGCTTTGCAGCAGCCAGGGCGAAAGCTTCGCGCGCCAGCTCTTCAGAAACACCCTCGATCTCATACAGGACTTTGCCTGGCTGAATCTGGGCAACCCAGTATTCCACGGAGCCCTTACCTTTACCCATACGAACCTCAAGAGGCTTTTTGGAGATCGGCTTGTCCGGGAACACACGGATCCAGATCTTACCGCCACGTTTAACGTGACGGGTCAACGCACGACGTGCGGACTCGATCTGGCGAGCGGTGAGGCGACCACGAGCAACAGCCTTCAGGGCGAATTCGCCGAAGCTGACTTTGCTACCGCGCAGTGCCAGACCACGGTTGTGGCCAGTCATCTGCTTGCGGAATTTTGTACGCTTTGGTTGCAACATTTGGCGTACCCCTTACTTAGCAGCTTTTTTACGAGGCGCTGGTGCTTGTGGTTTCAGTTCTTCTTGGCGACCACCAATAACTTCGCCTTTGAAGATCCAAACCTTCACACCGATCACACCGTAAGTGGTGTGAGCTTCGTAGGTGTTGTAGTCGATATCAGCACGCAGGGTGTGCAGGGGCACACGACCTTCGCGATACCACTCGGTACGAGCAATCTCGGCGCCGCCGAGACGACCGCTCACCTGGATCTTGATGCCCTTGGCACCAATACGCATGGCGTTCTGCACGGCGCGCTTCATGGCGCGACGGAACATTACGCGGCGTTCCAGCTGCTGAGCTACGCTTTGCGCAACCAGCATGGCGTCGAGTTCCGGCTTGCGGATCTCTTCGATGTTGATGTGCACAGGCACACCCATCTTTTTGGTCAGGTCCTGACGCAGTTTCTCAACGTCCTCACCTTTCTTCCCGATAACAATACCTGGACGAGCGGTGTGGATGGTGATGCGTGCAGTTTGGGCCGGACGATGGATATCGATACGGCTTACGGACGCGCTTTTTAGTTTGTCTTGGAGGTACTCACGCGTTTGCAGATCCTTCAACAGGTAGTCTGCATAAGTCGCGCCGTCTGCGTACCAGACGGAAGTGTGCTCCTTGACGATTCCCAGGCGAATGCCAGTGGGATGTACTTTCTGACCCATCTGATCGACTCCGTTACTTGTCAGCAACCTTGACAGTGATATGGCAAGACCGCTTGACGATGCGATCTGCGCGGCCTTTGGCACGCGGCATGATGCGCTTCAGCGAACGCCCTTCGTTGACGAAAACGGTGGAGACCTTCAGGTCATCAACGTCTGCGCCTTCGTTGTGTTCGGCGTTGGCTACGGCCGACTCGAGGACTTTCTTCATGATTTCAGCGGCTTTTTTGCTGCTGAAAGCCAACAGGTTGAGCGCTTCGCCCACCTTCTTCCCGCGGATCTGGTCGGCGACCAAGCGGGCTTTCTGGGCGGAGATTCGAGCGCCCGACAACTTAGCGGCTACTTCCATTTCCTAACCCCTTAACGCTTGGCTTTCTTGTCAGCCACGTGCCCGCGATAAGTGCGGGTACCGGCGAACTCGCCCAGTTTATGGCCGACCATGTCTTCGTTCACGAGAACTGGAACATGCAGGCGACCGTTGTGAACCGCGATGGTCAGACCGACCATTTGTGGCAGGATCATCGAACGACGCGACCAGGTTTTAACTGGCTTGCGATCATTCTTCTCCACCGCCACTTCGACCTTCTTCAACAGGTGAAGATCGATAAAAGGACCTTTTTTCAGAGAACGTGGCACTGTCGTATCCCTCTAGTTACTTGCGACGACGGACGATCATTTTGTCGGTACGCTTATTACCGCGGGTTTTTGCACCCTTGGTTGGGAAGCCCC
This window harbors:
- the rpsS gene encoding 30S ribosomal protein S19; the encoded protein is MPRSLKKGPFIDLHLLKKVEVAVEKNDRKPVKTWSRRSMILPQMVGLTIAVHNGRLHVPVLVNEDMVGHKLGEFAGTRTYRGHVADKKAKR
- the rplV gene encoding 50S ribosomal protein L22, translating into MEVAAKLSGARISAQKARLVADQIRGKKVGEALNLLAFSSKKAAEIMKKVLESAVANAEHNEGADVDDLKVSTVFVNEGRSLKRIMPRAKGRADRIVKRSCHITVKVADK
- the rpmC gene encoding 50S ribosomal protein L29 → MKANELREKSAQQLNEQLLGLLRDQFNLRMQKATGQLGQSHLLSQVKRDIARVKTVLNQQAGK
- the rplP gene encoding 50S ribosomal protein L16 produces the protein MLQPKRTKFRKQMTGHNRGLALRGSKVSFGEFALKAVARGRLTARQIESARRALTRHVKRGGKIWIRVFPDKPISKKPLEVRMGKGKGSVEYWVAQIQPGKVLYEIEGVSEELAREAFALAAAKLPLATSFVKRTVM
- the rpsC gene encoding 30S ribosomal protein S3 → MGQKVHPTGIRLGIVKEHTSVWYADGATYADYLLKDLQTREYLQDKLKSASVSRIDIHRPAQTARITIHTARPGIVIGKKGEDVEKLRQDLTKKMGVPVHINIEEIRKPELDAMLVAQSVAQQLERRVMFRRAMKRAVQNAMRIGAKGIKIQVSGRLGGAEIARTEWYREGRVPLHTLRADIDYNTYEAHTTYGVIGVKVWIFKGEVIGGRQEELKPQAPAPRKKAAK